The Plasmodium cynomolgi strain B DNA, chromosome 5, whole genome shotgun sequence genome segment AACCCTACTCAGCGTAGTCATCGATCCAATACTTACCATTTGTTCATTATATTTCACCTCCGCTGCAGTGGTTGCACCTTTTGCAGGAGTTCACATTTTGTGGAATTTAATCATAACAAATATTTCGTTGAAAATCAGAACTAAGTTGCACCAATACATgggatccttttttttaatttgtggtATTGCCttaattatcattttttcggaaaaaaaagtggacatACATAGTATGAATGATTTAGCTAGCTTGTATAGTCAAACAAAGGTTATTATTTATCTTGTCCTTACCTTCACCATTATTGTTACTCTGTTAATCGTTTGTTTGCTTCCCTTTCTTTtcaaagatataaaaaataattcttttaaaaaatgagcaacttttatatatgaacaaaattgctgcaaacacatgcacacattcgTGTgaaatttcgttttttaaaaatagtgaCACTTGTGCGAAATTGGCTGGAAGAGATACTTCCTTTAAAATTGGCAAGGGGGGGCACTCTAAGGGGAACCCTTTGGAGTCCCCCATAAAGCGTCCCATAAAGTGCTCCATAAAGCATCCCATAAAGTACCCCTTGAGTGGAACAGATGACCCCCTGACCGTCTTGAGCAGCTCCGATAAAGACAACACCCATGGGGATGATAGTCCAAACACGTATGAACATCGAAGGAGCAGTCCAACTAGGAAGGAAAGACTTCTGGACACATCAACCGAAGGAGACAACTCTGCACGTCGCTCCAACGATAGAATAATTCCTTCAAGTCAGGAGGAAATACTCAAAGTGAGAAGGCATACAAAAGTGGGGGAAAATACAAGCAATGTCTATCGAAGAAGCGCGCTGATTAATTACAGACCCGGGGACTCCCTACATCGTCTACCTGCCAATAACACATTTCCTAAACATCGAAgtgagaaaattaaaaagataaaCTTCAAGTCAAGTAAGacggagagaaaaaaacacccaCCTCAATTTCGCAAAATCAATCGATCATGGGATGCCCGAAAGGGAGATGTTGAACGAACTCTCCAAGGAAAAATTCCCCCCCTTTATCGAGAAAACTCAGATAtgctttttacaaaatgtcCAAAATGGGTCGAATCACGAGACGACCTCTACTGCAGTGAAACCACCCCCAACTGgtgtgacaaaaatgaaaataaccTATGTTACCAAAGAGGAGACCTCATCAATAGCGGAAGCCACACAACGAGCTGCTCCAACTTAGAACCGATGATAGAACCCATACCAAATGACGGTGCAGAATGTACATCtactcataaaaaaaaaaaaaaaactactacTATCACCTTACAAAAGTatcaaaatgataaaaaaatttcttcaaaataagaGCAAGGTGGGGTTAAAAGTGTGcaggaagaaacaaacaaGTTTTCTCCGTTACATAAATGGCCATAAACAGAATGGTCCTACAGTGGAGGACCCCCCCGAACTGAGTCCCCAATCGAGTCACCCCAGTTCGATCGCAGGGAACCAACCCTTCTATCCAATAGATGTCCTTAAAAGTGCAGACAAATTTGACTCGTGtgaaaattggaaaaatggggaacccTTCTCGCTGATCGTTTATTCTCCCACGCGTGAAAGGGGCAGCCCTGGGAAGGCAAGCGTCGGCAGTAGCCCAAGCGGTTCAATCGGCCCAAGTGGCCAAAGCGGCCCAAGTGACCCAAGCGGCCCAAACGGAAGTAGTAACAGCCGCGCACGAACGGACCCCGTCCAGCTGCAGTACCTGTCGCTCATCGCCTCCATCTACCCAGCGGCAGCCAAGTCGAAGAAAATCAGGCACCCAGAAATCTTCTACAGAATATGCTGCTGCACATTATGTGGCATATCAGGAGGattcgtaaatattttttctgaacaaatcataggaattttttcaaaagaaaatattcatatgttTTCACATCCATTTGCATACGTACTCATGATGCTCACTCTCTTCTGCTTATGCAATCAGCTTTTATTTCTAAATATTTCATTGTCTAAATTTAGCGTCACTTCCGTTATTCCCCTCATCATGTCCAATATCGTTTTCTTTAGTAGCCTCACAACTATAATAATGCAGGAGGAAGAATCCGTGATTCAGTGCACAAACGCTGTGTGCTTTTCCCTTGGCGTCCTGCTTGTCATTATCGGCATACTATACCTACAGTATAATATAAACCGAGTTCTTTTGCGCTGCTTCAAGCcgaaaaaaggatgaagatTGAAGGGGTACTCATGTTCATCCTCATGAGtgaagcatttttattttattttattttttattttatttttttggtgggAGGGAGGGGGTGGATCTACTCAGTTATGCCATCAAGTAAGCAATAAAGCgtcttttccccttcgctGTGGGGGAACCACTCTCCTGTGTTTGCGTCACTGCTTTGCACGTCGCCATTCGAGGGTGCTAACGGGGATGGGGGGccaacaaaagggggggcagCACATGTGGAGGCAGCACATGTGGGGGCAACAAATGGGGAGCCAACAAGTGACCCCTTTTATCTATCCAAATTTGTCCCCCCCACgtggcttctcccccccaatgcggcttctcccccacatgcggcttctccccccctttgttcGTAGGCACCTCCGCACGACCTGTTCATCCCTTTGGGGCCCTTTCACGAGCGCACGCCAGATCGCCCACTtgtgttcccatttttcagaGGTCCCCCAAGAGGCTTGGCATCACACAGCGGGGAAGCGCGACAAATACAGGGCACCCTCTTTACAGTTACCACGCATGCAAAGAATAAATCGCACTAGTTGGTACCTTCTTCATGCCTCTCTTCCGATGCCCCTAGTTCCGATAAACTAAGCGTGGAGGGCACACGTGCAAGCGGAAGTGCAAGCGGAAGTGCAGCGACAATCTCAGGTACATTTGGGGAAGCTCTCAAAAGGTCcttctttcccctccccctttaaGAAGTACCTTGAGCAGATTCTCTGCAGAAGGGGGACAAGCAAAAATATCAACGACGAAGTGGTAGCTGCATGTCACCACTGAGGAGCAGTTTTTACTTCCCCAGTTTGTTGCTTCCCCAGTTTGTGCTTCCCCAGTACGTATGCATAGAATGCACCCCTTAAGCAGAGGCACGCACGCCCCCCTCTCAAGTAAAGGGGAGATCTACTGGACGTGTAAACTCTCCAAGAAAATGCATCTAAGCGAGGTCACGAGACGAAGAACAATTATATTGAGGAAACACTCAGGAGTGAATCATATCCccccacacatacacacatgagCGAAAGGTCCAAGGGGTATAAATCCATGCAGGGGGATCTTCCTCACAGTTGTAACGGGGCTACCTACGAAATAGATCCCCTGGTTGGGTTATCTCCCACCTGGTAAAGTCACAGCGcaggtgtgtgtgtatggaggggggggagcagcacGAGAGGGAGTTATATCCTCAGGCGTAATCCAATTGTGATCCGAACCGTGGCCTTAATTGCATCCCAAACTGTGGTCTGAATTGCATCCCAAACGGTGGCCTTAGTTGCAACCCGAACTGCTCCCTGAATTGCAACCCGAACCGCGCCCTGAATTGCAACCCGAACCGCGCCCTGAATTGCATCCCAAACCGCGCCCTGAATTGCATCCCAAACCGCGGTCATAAGCGCAACCAGAGCAggccccctcctcccctgcGGCGCTCCACACCgggggcaaaaaatgaaagtcgCGGTAACGGCGCTCACTCTTTGCTTCTTACCAGCAAAAGGCGAAGCAGTGGCGAAGTATACCTTCATCGCGGGCCTCCCACGCTATCCCCCTCCAAGCAACAGAGCTGGAACCCACACAAAcctgggaaggaaaaaaaaaaaaaaaaactctatACACATAAGCGGAAACGATCTGTTCGAATACTTCGCCACGTTAACCAACGAAGAAGACGAaatgaatgaagaaaaaaaaaaaaacattactCCGTCACGTATATCCAAAAATTgcccaaaaaaaatctcctcttaaaaaggtggaaaTACGAcctgtatgaaaaaattaaagaaaaaatgaagagagacCAAGACTTAATGAGTAGAACTAAGGTGTGTAGACGCATGTACAAACTCCctgttgattttttcaaGCTAGGGGACCAGGTGCGAGGCAAAGTAGTGCAGGTAGAGAATCACTTGATTAAGCTAGACATAAACGCCATTAATTTTGCACACCTCTACATTAAACGGTACTTTGAAGACAAGGCACAACTGAGGAAAAAGTACGAGGTGGGAAAGCACATCGATGTCGTCATATGCTACATCCACAAGAAGAATGGGATCATTCAGGTCACCGacaatgaagaagaaattaaggCGCTGCGTCGGAGCTTGCAGAAGTTGAGCGACGCAGGGTTTTTGCGGGCGCGCACTGGGGAGAGGGCAGGCGGGGCAACAGGCGAGAGGGAAGGTGGGACAGCAGGCGAGGCGGCAGATTGGACAACAGGCGAGAGGGAAGGTGGGACAACAGGTGAAACGGCCGGTGGGACAGCAGGCGAGACGGCAGATTGGACACCCGGCGAGACGGCAGACTCGAAGGGGGACTCTCCGGGCGAAGCGCGAAACGAGTCCGTGGCGGGGCCCCCAGAAGGCCCCTCAGAAGACCCAGCCCCGAACCACACGAACCTTCCCCCCGAGAACAGCGGCAACAGCGGAAGCAGCGGTAGCAGCGGTAACAGCGGTAACATCGGTAACATcgctaacaccgctaacaccgctaacaccgctaacaccgcGAACACCCCCCCTGaggaggtgaagaaaaagctgGGCGTGGACTTCCGAACcaacgaggaggaggaagacctCATGTACATCAAGGAGGAAAGCCCATccaagaggaaaaaaaaaattacgcacTACAAGGTAGAAGACACCGTAAGTGGAGTAGTCCAGCACATAAACGAAGAAGGGGCCTACATAGACATCGGATGCAAGACGTTGGCCTTCCTCAACCTGGGTCACTACAATAGGGACCCTAAGTCACTAGTCAaagatgtgaagaaaaaaaaaatttccatcgGAGATCAcctaaaaaatttaaaagtaagAAAAATAGACATCCTCAGTAACAGAATCGAAGTCACCCTATACAgtcaggaggaggaagcatGTTTACGTGTTCTAAATCAACAGGAGACCATAAAGGAACAAAACCAATACATGCCATGTCCATCCTACGTCACACACAACTACCACATGATtaattacttaaaaaaatataacgaactgaaaaagcagaagaaaaaaaacgtgcataATTTGTTCGATAAGAAAGAACaactaaataaattaaaaaaggtttcCCATTTGAAGAAGAGCCAGTTCGCTCCTTTCATGATGCGTTATAATGAACTCACCTCACCCAACAGTAACTACCAAGATATGCTAGAACAGCAGGCAGACAATGAACAGTTCTTACAAGAAATCGGTGCACTGCCCAACCCAGACGATGAACAAGTCGAACAAAAATTCAGTCTAGAATCgctgaagaagcaaaataaagcttTAAGAGACGAAATTGACCAATTTAGGAAGGGTTCTTCCAACAGGGATACCACAGATGAAGGTGGAAATAACCACAGGGAGGTGGAATCCTCATTCGGATCGACAGAAATAATTcaacaaaatttgaataaattttttaaaagcaatTTGCAGAATTTAGATGGATCCGTGGAGGATTGGTCTACTGACAGGAACACTGAAGGGTGGGAGGAGGAACAAACCATACCCATAGAAGACGACGCAGATGATTTTTTCCGTCTCTATCATGAACGTGCGAACCAGAAACTAAGGAACAAACGAGACGATAGTGTTTTGGAtggaaacaaacaaacgtTAATGTACCTAAAGGATAACATTCGCagaattaaagaaaatgtacTAAGTGAGGGGGAAACGAAAACTGATGTGAAAACGAATCGTGGTGAAAAGGGGAGCAGCACATCCCGTGAAGCCTCACGTGAGATGCTACAACGGTGGAACCAAGCTCTAAGGGGAGATCCTcataaaagggaaagcgCTACACATGATGGACTGGGTGCGATGAAGGACTCCGCGGGGGGGGGACAGCCCGACTGGGCCAGGTACTTGGGCGAAGCGGATGAGGaagaggatgaggaggaggccGATGAGGAAGGCGAAGACGGCCACTACGGCGAGGCAGGCCATGAGGGTCGAACCCCAGGACAGTATCCCCACCACGCCCAGGGGAAAGTCAAACGAACAGACCTTCACTACATAAAcgagaaagaaagaaaaaaaaagcttaaaAGGAGGAACATCTTTCGGGAAGATGAACAAGTGGGGGCGGGCCGCGGAGGCTACGGCGACGGCGACGGTGACGGTGGCAGTAACAGTGGCAGTAACAGTGGCAGTAACAGTGGCAGTGACAAACTCGGGGGGCATTTCCTGCACGGAAGGGATGACCCCCACGGGGGGACCCAAAACACTGACGAGCATAGCGCGGACGATGAGCATAGCGTGGACGATGAGCATAGCGTGGACGAGGAGCAAGGCGATGGCGAGGCCGGAGAACGCTCCTTCTTCAACGTGAAAAAAGAACTTAAACACATCTTAAGCCAAAATCTAAGCATGAACCTCCCGAAggacgaagaaaaatgcatagAGGAAGCATCCAAGCTCTTTGGAGATGACATCAAAACgtggaatgaaaaaatgtattactATTTTGGGGATAGAGATCAGGTTCCCCTTGACGGGTTCGATATttatgatgaggaggaattTAGAGACAATCTAGTGGATAAAGGGGTCCAAGAGTTTAGCGAGTATCATAAGCTGCTCGACGAGCAGCAGTTTGACGTGACCAGCGAGAGGGACTTCTTGGGTGCCACGTATGGTGGTGCGGTTGTAAGCGGTCCGATTGGAAGCGGCCCGACGGGGAGTGGCCCGATTGGAAGTGGCCCGATTGGAAGCGGTCCCACTAACGGGGCGCGCAACGGAGACAACCTCGCAGACCCCGTCAACGAAGGAACCACCGAACGAGGAAGCACACCCGC includes the following:
- a CDS encoding hypothetical protein (putative); this translates as MIKKFLQNKSKVGLKVCRKKQTSFLRYINGHKQNGPTVEDPPELSPQSSHPSSIAGNQPFYPIDVLKSADKFDSGSPGKASVGSSPSGSIGPSGQSGPSDPSGPNGSSNSRARTDPVQLQYLSLIASIYPAAAKSKKIRHPEIFYRICCCTLCGISGGFVNIFSEQIIGIFSKENIHMFSHPFAYVLMMLTLFCLCNQLLFLNISLSKFSVTSVIPLIMSNIVFFSSLTTIIMQEEESVIQCTNAVCFSLGVLLVIIGILYLQYNINRVLLRCFKPKKG
- a CDS encoding hypothetical protein (putative), encoding MKRDQDLMSRTKVCRRMYKLPVDFFKLGDQVRGKVVQVENHLIKLDINAINFAHLYIKRYFEDKAQLRKKYEVGKHIDVVICYIHKKNGIIQVTDNEEEIKALRRSLQKLSDAGFLRARTGERAGGATGEREGGTAGEAADWTTGEREGGTTGETAGGTAGETADWTPGETADSKGDSPGEARNESVAGPPEGPSEDPAPNHTNLPPENSGNSGSSGSSGNSGNIGNIANTANTANTANTANTPPEEVKKKLGVDFRTNEEEEDLMYIKEESPSKRKKKITHYKVEDTVSGVVQHINEEGAYIDIGCKTLAFLNLGHYNRDPKSLVKDVKKKKISIGDHLKNLKVRKIDILSNRIEVTLYSQEEEACLRVLNQQETIKEQNQYMPCPSYVTHNYHMINYLKKYNELKKQKKKNVHNLFDKKEQLNKLKKVSHLKKSQFAPFMMRYNELTSPNSNYQDMLEQQADNEQFLQEIGALPNPDDEQVEQKFSLESLKKQNKALRDEIDQFRKGSSNRDTTDEGGNNHREVESSFGSTEIIQQNLNKFFKSNLQNLDGSVEDWSTDRNTEGWEEEQTIPIEDDADDFFRLYHERANQKLRNKRDDSVLDGNKQTLMYLKDNIRRIKENVLSEGETKTDVKTNRGEKGSSTSREASREMLQRWNQALRGDPHKRESATHDGLGAMKDSAGGGQPDWARYLGEADEEEDEEEADEEGEDGHYGEAGHEGRTPGQYPHHAQGKVKRTDLHYINEKERKKKLKRRNIFREDEQVGAGRGGYGDGDGDGGSNSGSNSGSNSGSDKLGGHFLHGRDDPHGGTQNTDEHSADDEHSVDDEHSVDEEQGDGEAGERSFFNVKKELKHILSQNLSMNLPKDEEKCIEEASKLFGDDIKTWNEKMYYYFGDRDQVPLDGFDIYDEEEFRDNLVDKGVQEFSEYHKLLDEQQFDVTSERDFLGATYGGAVQDKLSEDLPEDNLENYLNTFVDEEGERKQQDDPTNEPQNRPYKQVQAKKHTHKCVPDLHPTEENMIGERTHERSTARRDETDSVKLVDSPNSLNLLNSPNSLNSPNSLNSPNSLNSLDCLEKGGTIQPSGDVEMEKGDPNQSADSPTEKEINVDEIVKKAINIGNLFRRKELAKLMQRRKTQECERGGSTDAGGEKFLRGGDDRCNPAQGLVEDPPSKPFLRVSKIVRQGEKEKQNKNGKSHVEDDDLGSSLQEDHDELKPYRHASYEVLGYYKRKRKIRNFNELEAIDVGSDEEVILNDQDLLGKSSEDIQSANKNDLHDERKKTEFLNLDRQTDLLCLHGQEDNVTRGNYVEKLLGEEKYKNKNANKEEIDFLIQNYRYVNEHPDELIQDFYNTKEGEKNTAIDLSNGDITDVVNEPNGEVKNRQRGIPNDGLYKTEKGKTLTTIRSPAREKTHTTREKTHTAREEAHTARSTDFNIKRTNGIDTEANHLSDESIALRSWSLKLGLLKEKHMHLDDQALINLFVRNHKFRRALKFYDIKNVENISIPLIYKITKLLYFERPFPRKEQSRKLNMD